The Dermacentor variabilis isolate Ectoservices chromosome 4, ASM5094787v1, whole genome shotgun sequence genome contains the following window.
gcccaacaccatagccactgagcaaccacggcggcttgtTTCCGCCATCGTGGCGTTGCACATGCACGAGACAATGCACGAGAGaattgacaagctagtagagcaggcACAGTTgtatcccaatcaaagggccgtaCTGAGatgaactcgtgtttgaatttaatgATATATTGTgacggaaggatgaacgaagacagaggaagaagaccacgagacgctggctgctgcatgttgtcGGTGGCCAGCCATCTTGTCTACGCTCagtcatcctgtatatatattgtaaatgcagtctttatatactcctaacatccgcgtaacatattggtgggaggtgtgGCGAATTACGCCTGGAAATGGAGCTCCACAGTgcacgtcgcatcaccgtccgcaccatgaatgacggtgtgcacgcgggatcaacgttgttgccgcctccaacgttaGCTAGGCAGTGAAGAGGACACCCGTAGCAGGTCAATCGAGGTTGAGCCATGTCGGACGGACTGTGGATAAAACCGTGCGAGATTGGAGAGGATATTGCCTTAATCTTGATTATTTCGAGAGAACTTTTGAAAGGTGTAATTTCGCTCAGGGCACCTGGTCACAACGATTGCTGGATTTGCTGCTTGGTGAGGCAGCGAACACAATCTCAAGATTAACGGCGAATGACGCGGAAGACTACGGGAAAGCAGAAGCAGCGCTGTTGAGAAGGTACCGAATTTTCCCGGAAGCATTCAGGCAACGATTAAGAGAAGCGAGCAATAAGAGCGACGAAGGCTACTAAGAGTTTGCGTACTGTTTGAAAACAAACCTTGTTGAATGGCTTAAGGGTACCGAAGTATGCGAAAGTCGAGACAAAATTATAGAGTGCATTTGTCTCGAACAATTCTTCCGCAGCATTCCACAATCAGTGAAGTTTTTGGTGCAGGATAGAGATGCCACAGACACTGTAGATAAGGCGGCTCGGCTAGCTAAGGAGTACGCGACGCGACCGAAACTCATTACCGACGACGAGCGTTCTAATGGTAGGGATAATCTGAGAAGGTATACCTACCACAAAAAACAGACACAGGTAAAAGCTACCGAGAGAGCCGAGTCGATGAAAAAACTCAGGAAGAGAGCTACGATAAAGGAGTTAGCAGCCCTCATGAGGAGGGGACAAAGAACGCTGATACTCCAGAGGTCGATAAGAGGCGACCGGTCCGATGTTATCACTGCCAGGGCCTAGATCACTCTGATGCAAGGTTTgtgtactcaaaggttttaacgCTTCTCTTGGGCGGAGCCTctgagaacccaattgaggacaaagccgttggtttgaaaaacacacacacaaaaacttttAACCAAACTAGAAGCGTAAAATAAAtcatagaaagaaatagaaagaataacataaacactcaaatagacatcacggcagtaagacagacatttggggctagtatgaagctagctagtgcgcgagtccgggacAGCCACGATGGCAGGGACACGTAACAGTcgcgacgcggcgacgcggcgacaagtagACGAAAGGAGTttcgccggtctcaccaaaggttgtggtgtaagttggttgtccgggcgaccggagcgcgccagctcggGCTTGGATAGGTAAAGTAGGCGGCTTGGGTGGCACGACCAGACGGCGGCgccgttctggccgggcagctgggtgtagagctcgagcccgtagcccgactgctctcgtcctgcccacgggcacagacgctcgaacgccggcctcgggcagcaggcggctcgacagacggggcggcgttctggccgcgcagctggcgtagaactcgggtccgtagcccgactggtctcgtcctgccaacgggcgcagaagctcaccggccttgagcagctggcggcacgctcgggtagacgggcgacgcacaggaacgggctggcaggaggccccggtggagtgaagtcctggtggctcgggtccggaacccgacggcccgtcttcaactcccggtccggtggccgaccttctcctggcgtcgcttcctggaactctcccggcgtctcccccgCGTctccccgttctgccagcgcacca
Protein-coding sequences here:
- the LOC142578341 gene encoding uncharacterized protein LOC142578341; the protein is MAHTAVRCFDTTPCRALLIASRLERETKKHGALAERGDAGETPGEFQEATPGEGRPPDRELKTGRRVPDPSHQDFTPPGPPASPFLCVARLPERAASCSRPVSFCARWQDETSRATDPSSTPAARPERRPVCRAACCPRPAFERLCPWAGREQSGYGLELYTQLPGQNGAAVWSCHPSRLLYLSKPELARSGRPDNQLTPQPLIFSMWGFGEFKVFLFSVDNSRKEECKPIERSRKGELLPVFLLCCVVTVAVSWFIKFLLRKCGFGPNGVIPGSRAALLRIWLIEFHQGMFDIFAAVENFAIQGFTIQQTALIITTLYSFIVSILF